DNA sequence from the Canis aureus isolate CA01 chromosome 12, VMU_Caureus_v.1.0, whole genome shotgun sequence genome:
TTCCCACTTGGATAAGGAGGAGAATGACAGACCCCTTGGGTAGTGTTCTGCCTTCTGTTACTCCCCAAGCACATCCTGGGAGCAAAGAAGATCCAGAGGAACACAACTGTAGGAGAAACCTTGTACTATTCACCCCAAAatcatggacatggccaacaatcAGGCATCAAGAATGATTACACAACTGGAGTGTGCCACTCTTATAAACTGCCATAAAATTGCTATGAATATGATTCTCCTTGTCAATGCCTGTGAGCAAGTCCTATGGCTACAACCTTGTGGAGACTGAAAAGGGTGGGTCATGCCGGTAGCTCTGCAGGACCTTGTATCTCCTGCTAGCAAGCACCTCTCTTACCCCATCCTATTTGGGTATGAGTGAAGAAAGGGAGATAGCaatgaggagagaaggaagagggggaagtTGAAGCGGTTGACCTTGGCATGGAAAGTGGGGATGGATGAGCAGCCTGAAGAAAATCAGGAGAGGTGGGGAAGTACCAACTGGGGGCCAGTGCCAACACCTGTGGAgtctttcataaattaaaaaaaggtaccCCTTCCTCAAGATACTGTACTTCTATCTGTTGGAAAACTATCCAAATACATCTTGTTAGAACAAGAtggttggggcatctgggtggctcattcagttgagtgtctggctcttggctTTTGctgaggccatgatctcagggttgtgggatcaagccccacatagggctccacgctcagcacggagtctgcatgggattctctccctctccctctgtctctcttcccccactctctcacttgcttgctctcaaaataaataaataaatggataattaaaaaaaaaacctagatggTTAACCAGTATCCACCTCAAGATCATAATAAATACACATATCATCTACAATGGGAGTGGCTCCCTCTAGGATTATGCAGTGTGCAACTGTGGATGACAGCCCTGTGTGACAGGTCCCACTCAGGGAACCCTCGTTTTGCCTTTCCCTATTTGTTGCTTCAGTTTCCCCACTTAGAAAATTCAGGGTTGTTGGGAGGAtagagataatgtatgtaaactGCTTGGTATATCATGGGTCCTCAGTAAGTGGTAGCAGAAGTTGACCACAGGAAAGGTGGTAGGAGAGCTGCACCTCACCCTTTACCTCTCCCTCCCATCAAGCACTGGGAGCCACAAGCTCAGAGTGCCAACTTACATTGGTGATCACATCGCCATTGAGTTCGGTTACAGACTTGATGCCTTTGAAAGTTGTCACCAGCTTATTGTCACCTTCCATCTGAACCACTGCCTGCAGAAGAGAAGAGATGAGCTGTGAGGAAAAGTCTGGGGAGACAGCAGAACCCTTGCCAGTGACACTGGCTCCCCTGACTGGGTCCTGGTTTACAACAGCCAAGCCACTCACATCCCCCAGTCTCCTGGCTATAAAGATGGGAGGTGCATTTAAAAGCTAAAGACAATGTCAGGGCTtcttttatcaaatttttaatgAATGGTATGTGAACTAGAAATGAGCATAGAACACCTAAGCGGTCTCAAATACAGGCACTAAGATAAAATTGGTAAAATCTCCAAACTGGTAGATGGAGGTAGAAGCAAAATTCTAAATATTGGCCAGTTGGAAGAACATCTATTTAGCTTTGATGTATTTTCCTTCcagcacatttttattttctattgtggTCTCTTTCTCAAGCTTTATGCATCCAGGAAGAGACAACAGAAACCCAGCAGGAAACAGAAGACCCTGGCCAAGGTTAACAATGTGCCTCCAAGATGCACAATTGGAGAAGGTCAGTGGTAAAACCCATGATGGGCTGCCCCTTACTACGGGCATAACAAGAGAATTTCCCACCTAAAATTCATCACAGATTTCCTGACCTGTAATGTTATAtctggagaaacagaaataagaagCTGTCATAAGAGataaaaagagggcagccccggtggcgcagcagtttggtgccgcctgcagcctggggtgtgatcctggagacccaggatcgagtcccagatcgggctccctgcatggagcctgcttctccctctgcctgtgtctctgcctctctctctctctctgtgtctatgaataaataaataaaatcttttttttttaaataaataaaatcttaaaaaaagagagagagataaaaagacCAACATGCTGAGGCCAAAGCACAAAGTTGTTTGGAGGGGGAGGGATAAAGATGGCTGCTCTTGACTTTGGCTGTGCTAGGTGTGTGGAGTTTcccagggaggaagagaagtCTCTAGGGAGGGGTACCCCACTGCCTGGATCTTTCTGCCATCACCTTCTGGCCATTCCCACAGTGCACACCCACCTCTCATTgcacacaccctgagccacagccCAGCAGAGTGATGCCACCCTGCCCATTGCCTTCAGTCAGGGAAGAGTGGCTAtgcccattgtacagatgaggcaACTGAGGCCAGGGGCTCAGTGACCTCTGGAGGCTTGGTCTGAGGGCCTGCCTGGGGCCTTGGTATTCTGCTATTCTTGATGTTGCCAGCAGCTACAGGCTCAGCAAAGCAAGTTTACTTTGGGCTCAAGGATGATGTCACAGCTCTGTTTAGAGTTTTTCACAGACTCCTGCTTGTCCACTGGTGGGCCTGAGAGAACCTGCGCCTGGTCCCCCCACATCCTCCACACGAGAAAGCCCAGGTTCCTGGGGCCAGAGAACCCAGGCAGTCATAGGAAAACTGGAAGGGCCTCCCAAGAGCTTCTTCCCTAGAGCTGTCTTGGTCTCTGGCTCCCATCCCAGAAATGGAGTCACAGACAAGGTATCTGTGGTGGGAACTGTGAGGTGAGAGTCTGGTAGGATGAAGCCCCGGGGCCAGGCTCCAGAAGCAGAGGGTGGCATAAGGGAGCAGCTCCTACCTTGACCTTCTCTCCAGTCATGGTCTCCAGTTCACACTCTTCCCCCAAGGTGAACTCATTCTGGATCACTTTGGAACCAGTGGTGATGATGAGCTTGAAGTGCTTCCCATTCTGCACGATTTCTGACACCCCCTTGAGGTCCTTCCCCTTCTGGATGAGTTCATCAGGCAGACCTGGTGAAAACCATTTGAGGTTCAGAGATGAGCAGAGGCAAGGCAGTGGTCACAGAGAAACTTTGTGGTGTGGAGTCAAACGGGGAGGTGCCGTGTATCCCCAGAAGCCAGAGGTAGGTACCGAGTCCCGTGAACAACATGGGCTTTGACCTCTGAGAGGAAAGGTCAATGAGAAGTCACGCATGTGCCCTAAAGAACCGTTCCTCTAGTGAGCGCCCTGGTTCTCGCTTGCTCCGCTATCTCATGCCAGACTTTATTCTGAGTGTCAGTGTTTCATTCCACACCCAGAGTGACCACACAGTTTGAGGTCCAGCCAGGTCCCTCTTGAGGGTGAGAGGGGGAGCTAGGAATAATATGCCTGGACAACACGGGCCAGCCAGAACTGTGCCCCGCAAGCCTCCAGCTACCCATTCCTGCCTCGACCTCTGCTGTCAAGGCTCTTGAGGAAGGTGCAGTGGGAGTTCCTTGCCCTGGGACAGAACTTTACACATTTCAGGGCACCTCTACCCTGTTGAAGTGAAGTCTACACACGCTGGCAGTGGGGGTAGAGGATCCTATGGCCCAGGTAAGGGATTTGAAACAGAGATGGTGTGACATCCTATAGAAGAGCCTAGCTCTCTGCTAGCCCTGAAggtcctcttctctctgcctttgctgTCTTCCCCACACTTTTCCCCTTTGTCACCCTTCTGTGTCACATCACCCCTTTCTTCATAGGGTTCCCTCTACCTGGAGTATGCTCCCCTTTACCAGTCCCCTGGGGGACACTTGTTCATCTGCCAAGGCCCAGCCAAGGTTCACCTTCGCCACCACCAAGCCTTCTATCCATGCCTTTCCATGAGCACCTCATCCTCTGCACATGATTCTGGGGGGTGCAGAGGATTAAAATGGGATCTCTGGAACCAGCATCTAG
Encoded proteins:
- the FABP1 gene encoding fatty acid-binding protein, liver: MNFSGKYQLQSQENFEAFMKAVGLPDELIQKGKDLKGVSEIVQNGKHFKLIITTGSKVIQNEFTLGEECELETMTGEKVKAVVQMEGDNKLVTTFKGIKSVTELNGDVITNTMTLGDIVFKRISKRI